A single genomic interval of Mucilaginibacter robiniae harbors:
- a CDS encoding 1-(5-phosphoribosyl)-5-[(5-phosphoribosylamino)methylideneamino]imidazole-4-carboxamide isomerase → MYIIPAIDILNKKVVRLREGDYQQVTQYDVSLEEMIERYQSNGTNFIHIIDLNGAKNDFSNQQYLFDVIKKTDMKIQYGGGIRSIDKVKELTDAGIARVIVGTQAITNPSFLDELSKAMCGSAKCAEKIVVAIDVLDEVIKYSGWMESSPIKLMDYIDRCLHLGFYRFLCTDIDKDGKLGGAGVELYKKLLNYSPIIKLIASGGVSSMKDIEQLSKIKVESCVVGKAIYEQRITIEDVKNWNLKSLISI, encoded by the coding sequence ATGTACATTATTCCGGCTATTGATATTCTGAACAAGAAAGTGGTACGTCTTCGCGAAGGCGATTACCAACAGGTTACGCAATATGACGTGAGCCTGGAAGAAATGATTGAGCGCTACCAATCTAATGGTACTAACTTTATCCATATCATTGACCTGAATGGTGCTAAAAACGATTTTAGCAACCAACAATATCTGTTTGATGTGATTAAAAAAACAGATATGAAAATTCAATATGGTGGTGGTATCCGCAGTATTGATAAGGTGAAGGAGTTAACCGATGCTGGTATAGCCCGCGTTATTGTAGGTACCCAAGCTATAACTAATCCGTCTTTTTTAGATGAACTGAGCAAAGCCATGTGCGGCTCTGCTAAATGCGCCGAGAAAATTGTTGTAGCTATTGATGTTCTAGATGAGGTAATCAAATACTCCGGTTGGATGGAAAGTTCCCCTATCAAGCTGATGGATTATATTGACCGATGCCTGCATTTAGGTTTTTACCGATTCTTATGTACCGACATTGATAAGGACGGCAAATTAGGGGGTGCCGGTGTTGAACTATATAAAAAACTATTGAACTACTCACCTATCATCAAGCTAATTGCTTCAGGTGGTGTAAGCTCGATGAAAGATATAGAACAACTAAGCAAAATCAAGGTGGAAAGCTGCGTTGTAGGTAAAGCTATTTACGAACAACGAATTACCATTGAAGATGTAAAAAACTGGAACTTAAAATCACTGATTAGTATCTAA
- the hisH gene encoding imidazole glycerol phosphate synthase subunit HisH, translating to MEIEEKNDSEITASSPVNGAANIGIVRYGAGNIFSLTCALDRLGVSYGMIHTEADFDKFDRYIIPGVGHAGAAMSKLEHTGLVPSIKTLQKPTLGICVGMQLMTAYSEEGNADLLNIFPNKTLRFKNSEAYKVPHTGWNQVYQNKQNPLFAGIPSGAHFYFVHSYYIEYSNDYTLASTDYSLKYSASIWHNNFYGVQFHPEKSGVYGETILSNFSKI from the coding sequence ATGGAAATTGAAGAAAAGAATGATTCAGAAATAACAGCCTCATCTCCTGTAAATGGAGCTGCTAATATCGGAATTGTACGTTACGGTGCCGGAAATATATTTTCGCTTACATGCGCTCTGGACCGGCTAGGCGTAAGCTATGGCATGATTCATACCGAGGCTGATTTTGATAAGTTCGACCGTTACATCATACCTGGCGTGGGCCATGCCGGGGCAGCCATGAGTAAACTGGAGCATACCGGTCTGGTACCTTCTATTAAAACTTTGCAAAAGCCAACGCTGGGTATTTGTGTGGGTATGCAACTCATGACAGCCTACTCTGAAGAAGGCAATGCTGACCTATTGAACATTTTTCCGAACAAAACACTTAGATTTAAAAACAGTGAAGCCTACAAAGTTCCTCATACAGGCTGGAACCAGGTTTACCAGAATAAGCAAAATCCACTATTTGCAGGTATTCCGTCGGGGGCGCATTTCTATTTTGTCCACTCCTACTATATCGAGTATAGTAATGATTATACTTTAGCATCAACTGATTATAGTTTAAAGTACTCGGCATCAATTTGGCATAACAATTTTTACGGCGTGCAATTTCATCCAGAAAAATCGGGTGTGTACGGCGAAACTATACTTTCTAATTTTTCAAAAATATAG